From Psychrobacillus sp. FSL K6-2836, a single genomic window includes:
- the guaC gene encoding GMP reductase — protein MENVFDYEDIQLIPAKCVVNSRSECDTTVKLGGHTFKLPVVPANMQTIIDENIANYLAENGYFYIMHRFEPQKRIAFIKSMQSRGLIASISVGVKEEEYAFVEQLAEENLVPEFITIDIAHGHSNAVIDMIKHLKKHLPESFVIAGNVGTPEAVRELENAGADATKVGIGPGKVCITKIKTGFGTGGWQLAALRWCAKAASKPIIADGGIRTHGDIAKSVRFGASMVMIGSLFAGHEESPGVTVEKDGKQYKEYFGSASEFQKGEKKNVEGKKMFVEYKGPLEDTLREMEQDLQSSISYSGGNKLESIRNVDYVIVKNSIFNGDKVY, from the coding sequence ATGGAAAATGTATTCGATTATGAAGATATTCAATTAATTCCGGCAAAATGTGTGGTTAATAGTAGATCGGAATGTGATACTACAGTCAAACTTGGGGGACATACATTTAAATTGCCAGTAGTCCCTGCTAATATGCAGACAATTATAGATGAAAATATTGCAAATTATTTAGCTGAAAATGGTTATTTTTATATTATGCACCGCTTTGAACCACAAAAACGTATTGCGTTTATCAAGAGTATGCAGTCACGTGGCTTAATTGCCTCTATTAGCGTGGGTGTCAAAGAGGAAGAGTACGCTTTTGTAGAGCAGTTGGCGGAAGAGAACCTTGTACCTGAATTCATTACAATAGATATTGCACATGGTCATTCTAATGCAGTAATTGATATGATTAAACACCTTAAAAAACATTTACCGGAGAGCTTTGTCATCGCTGGTAACGTAGGTACTCCAGAAGCAGTGAGAGAGCTAGAAAATGCTGGAGCGGATGCAACAAAAGTTGGTATCGGACCAGGGAAAGTGTGTATCACGAAGATTAAAACAGGATTTGGAACTGGTGGATGGCAACTTGCGGCACTACGCTGGTGTGCAAAAGCAGCTAGTAAGCCTATAATTGCAGACGGTGGAATCCGTACACATGGTGATATTGCGAAGTCCGTTCGCTTCGGGGCTTCCATGGTTATGATTGGATCTCTATTTGCAGGACATGAAGAATCTCCTGGTGTTACAGTCGAGAAGGATGGTAAACAATATAAAGAATATTTTGGGTCAGCATCTGAATTCCAAAAAGGTGAAAAGAAAAACGTTGAAGGTAAAAAAATGTTTGTGGAATATAAAGGACCACTAGAAGATACTTTGAGAGAAATGGAACAAGATTTACAGTCCTCTATTTCTTATTCAGGTGGAAATAAATTAGAATCGATTCGTAATGTAGATTATGTAATTGTAAAAAACTCTATTTTCAACGGAGATAAAGTTTACTAA
- a CDS encoding VOC family protein codes for MAIDVYLTFNGNCREAAEFYAEVFKTEKPEIMTFGESPQNPDYVLPDEAKDLVLHTRLNINGSNVMFSDTFPGSPFIAGNNISLAFVSKEEEVVKSAFNALKEGGKVSMDLQETFWSKCYGSLRDKFGIEWQFSHETDQMPQ; via the coding sequence ATGGCTATAGATGTATACCTTACTTTTAACGGGAATTGTCGAGAAGCTGCGGAATTTTATGCGGAAGTATTTAAGACAGAAAAACCAGAAATTATGACATTTGGTGAATCGCCACAAAACCCGGATTATGTATTGCCTGACGAAGCAAAAGATTTAGTTCTACACACTCGCTTAAATATTAATGGTAGCAATGTAATGTTCTCTGATACATTTCCAGGATCTCCGTTTATAGCAGGAAATAATATCAGTTTAGCTTTTGTAAGTAAAGAAGAAGAAGTGGTTAAATCCGCATTTAATGCACTAAAAGAGGGCGGTAAAGTAAGCATGGATCTCCAAGAAACGTTTTGGAGTAAATGTTACGGATCATTAAGAGACAAATTCGGTATCGAATGGCAATTTAGCCACGAAACCGATCAAATGCCACAATAA